In one Cellulomonas sp. JZ18 genomic region, the following are encoded:
- a CDS encoding cytochrome P450 produces the protein MTAQTQGPTPVAAAAATCPVRKLAQPDDALTPDLEPVDGPGERWRIRSFELARAVLRHADATRQAGFNAEDFGSGGGLAIRPPILYLEGDPHHAQRRAAARFFAPRTVEGYRPWMEETAERLVAQVRTDGWTDLTRLAMRMAMEVASRVIGLDRAASGGMHRRLDTFFEPDASTARTPLARWRALNRSTAMLRFFLLDVKPAVRARRRQRRDDLISRLLDDGYSDVDILTECVTYAAAGMVTTRELISVAVWHLLDDDALRARYRAADREGRVSVLDEVLRLEPVIGHILRRTTAPLTLDGPQGPVEVPVGTLLDIDVRAANADARTAGAQPLALCPARPLPRAVPPSLLGFGDGHHKCPGAPLALMESEIFVSALLRDDLAAAGPPHVRWNDVSQGYDLVRLRVRRVPARVRRGG, from the coding sequence GTGACGGCGCAGACGCAGGGGCCCACGCCGGTCGCGGCGGCTGCCGCCACCTGCCCCGTGCGCAAGCTCGCCCAGCCCGACGACGCGCTGACCCCGGACCTGGAGCCCGTGGACGGGCCGGGGGAGCGGTGGCGCATCCGCTCGTTCGAGCTCGCGCGGGCGGTGCTGCGCCACGCCGACGCGACCCGCCAGGCCGGGTTCAACGCGGAGGACTTCGGCAGCGGCGGCGGCCTCGCCATCCGGCCGCCGATCCTCTACCTCGAGGGCGACCCGCACCACGCGCAGCGCCGGGCCGCGGCCCGCTTCTTCGCCCCGCGCACGGTCGAGGGCTACCGGCCGTGGATGGAGGAGACCGCCGAGCGGCTGGTCGCGCAGGTGCGCACGGACGGCTGGACGGACCTGACGCGGCTGGCGATGCGGATGGCGATGGAGGTCGCCTCGCGCGTGATCGGCCTGGACCGCGCCGCGTCGGGCGGGATGCACCGTCGTCTCGACACCTTCTTCGAGCCCGACGCGTCCACGGCACGCACACCGCTCGCCCGGTGGCGCGCGCTGAACCGCAGCACCGCCATGCTGCGGTTCTTCCTGCTCGACGTGAAGCCGGCCGTCCGGGCGCGGCGTCGGCAGCGCCGCGACGACCTCATCAGCCGCCTCCTGGACGACGGCTACAGCGACGTCGACATCCTCACCGAGTGCGTGACGTACGCGGCCGCCGGCATGGTGACCACGCGCGAGCTCATCTCCGTCGCCGTGTGGCACCTGCTCGACGACGACGCGCTGCGCGCCCGCTACCGCGCGGCGGACCGGGAGGGCCGCGTCTCCGTGCTCGACGAGGTGCTGCGGCTCGAGCCGGTCATCGGGCACATCCTGCGGCGCACGACCGCGCCGCTGACCCTCGACGGCCCGCAGGGCCCGGTGGAGGTGCCGGTCGGCACGCTGCTCGACATCGACGTCCGTGCGGCCAACGCGGACGCCCGCACGGCCGGGGCGCAGCCGCTGGCCCTCTGCCCGGCGCGGCCCCTGCCGCGCGCGGTCCCGCCGTCGCTGCTCGGCTTCGGCGACGGGCACCACAAGTGCCCCGGTGCACCGCTCGCGCTCATGGAGTCCGAGATCTTCGTCAGCGCGCTGCTGCGCGACGACCTCGCCGCCGCCGGCCCGCCGCACGTGCGGTGGAACGACGTCAGCCAGGGCTACGACCTCGTGCGGCTGCGGGTGCGGCGCGTCCCGGCGAGGGTGCGCCGGGGAGGATGA
- the glnA gene encoding type I glutamate--ammonia ligase gives MFTKPEEVLAFIKNEDVKFVDVRFCDLPGVMQHFNVPAASLDADFFTDGQMFDGSSIRGFQAIHESDMKLVPDVTTAYVDPFRTEKTLNINFHIVDPYTDEPYSRDPRQVAAKAEAYLKSTGIADTAFFAPEAEFYIFDDVRFETKQNASYYYIDSIEAAWNTGRVEEGGNLGHKTPYKGGYFPVPPVDHFADLRDQISLQLDALGLQVERAHHEVGTAGQAEINYRFDTLAKSADKVQLFKYVVKNVAHANGRTATFMPKPLFGDNGSGMHVHQSLWKDGEPLFFDEKGYGGLSDIARWYIGGLLKHAPALLAFTNPTVNSYHRLVPGFEAPVNLVYSARNRSACIRIPVTGSNPKAKRIEFRVPDPSSNPYLAFAAMLMAGLDGIQNRIEPPEPVDKDLYELPPEEHALIQQVPGTLAEVLDNLEADHDWLTAGNVFTPDLIQTWIDYKRSAEVDPIRLRPHPHEFELYFDV, from the coding sequence ATGTTCACCAAGCCAGAGGAAGTCCTGGCGTTCATCAAGAACGAGGACGTCAAGTTCGTCGACGTGCGGTTCTGCGACCTGCCGGGCGTCATGCAGCACTTCAACGTGCCCGCCGCCTCGCTCGACGCCGACTTCTTCACGGACGGCCAGATGTTCGACGGCTCGTCCATCCGCGGCTTCCAGGCCATCCACGAGTCGGACATGAAGCTCGTGCCGGACGTGACGACGGCCTACGTCGACCCGTTCCGCACGGAGAAGACGCTCAACATCAACTTCCACATCGTCGACCCGTACACCGACGAGCCGTACAGCCGCGACCCCCGCCAGGTCGCCGCGAAGGCCGAGGCGTACCTGAAGTCGACGGGCATCGCGGACACCGCGTTCTTCGCGCCCGAGGCCGAGTTCTACATCTTCGACGACGTCCGCTTCGAGACGAAGCAGAACGCGTCGTACTACTACATCGACTCCATCGAGGCCGCCTGGAACACGGGCCGCGTCGAGGAGGGTGGCAACCTCGGCCACAAGACGCCCTACAAGGGCGGCTACTTCCCCGTCCCGCCGGTCGACCACTTCGCCGACCTGCGCGACCAGATCTCGCTGCAGCTCGACGCCCTGGGCCTGCAGGTCGAGCGCGCGCACCACGAGGTCGGCACGGCCGGCCAGGCGGAGATCAACTACCGCTTCGACACGCTCGCCAAGTCGGCCGACAAGGTGCAGCTGTTCAAGTACGTCGTGAAGAACGTCGCGCACGCCAACGGCCGCACGGCGACCTTCATGCCGAAGCCGCTCTTCGGTGACAATGGGTCGGGCATGCACGTGCACCAGTCGCTGTGGAAGGACGGCGAGCCGCTGTTCTTCGACGAGAAGGGCTACGGCGGCCTCTCGGACATCGCCCGCTGGTACATCGGCGGCCTGCTCAAGCACGCGCCGGCGCTGCTCGCGTTCACCAACCCGACGGTGAACTCCTACCACCGCCTGGTCCCCGGGTTCGAGGCCCCGGTCAACCTCGTGTACTCGGCGCGCAACCGCTCCGCGTGCATCCGCATCCCCGTCACGGGCTCGAACCCGAAGGCCAAGCGCATCGAGTTCCGCGTGCCGGACCCGTCGAGCAACCCGTACCTCGCGTTCGCGGCCATGCTCATGGCCGGTCTCGACGGCATCCAGAACCGCATCGAGCCGCCGGAGCCGGTCGACAAGGACCTGTACGAGCTGCCCCCCGAGGAGCACGCGCTCATCCAGCAGGTCCCCGGCACGCTCGCCGAGGTCCTGGACAACCTCGAGGCCGACCACGACTGGCTGACGGCGGGCAACGTGTTCACGCCCGACCTGATCCAGACCTGGATCGACTACAAGCGCTCCGCCGAGGTGGACCCGATCCGTCTGCGGCCCCACCCGCACGAGTTCGAGCTCTACTTCGACGTGTGA
- a CDS encoding RDD family protein, which translates to MATRDSMGSWLDGGPGGPGGGDDREGTGLDLPAEGPGSLARLPRRLAALAVDWVACLAVSAVLFPVASDGLYLLRGHQLATLGVFAVENLVLVGALGTTLGHRLLGMRVVPVDGTARGGGAVAAGVPGLLRGLVRSVLLCLVIPAAVWDADGRGLHDRAAGTALVRR; encoded by the coding sequence ATGGCGACGCGCGACTCCATGGGCTCCTGGCTCGACGGCGGGCCCGGCGGTCCCGGCGGGGGCGACGACCGCGAGGGGACGGGGCTCGACCTGCCGGCCGAGGGCCCGGGGTCGCTCGCGCGTCTGCCGCGGCGCCTCGCCGCGCTCGCGGTCGACTGGGTCGCGTGCCTCGCCGTGTCGGCCGTGCTGTTCCCCGTCGCGTCCGACGGCCTGTACCTGCTCCGCGGGCACCAGCTCGCGACGCTCGGCGTCTTCGCGGTGGAGAACCTCGTGCTGGTGGGGGCGCTCGGGACGACCCTCGGGCACCGGCTGCTCGGCATGCGCGTCGTCCCGGTCGACGGCACCGCCCGCGGGGGAGGGGCCGTCGCGGCGGGCGTCCCGGGCCTGCTGCGCGGGCTCGTGCGGTCGGTGCTGCTGTGCCTCGTCATCCCCGCGGCGGTGTGGGACGCGGACGGCCGCGGACTGCACGACCGCGCCGCCGGAACGGCGCTCGTCCGGCGCTGA
- a CDS encoding alpha/beta fold hydrolase, giving the protein MLPLTVHRYGSPVAPPLVLVHGLTDAGTAWPDLVRHWGDRWDVHAPDLRGHGRSPRFTAEELVAAPDVLLGDVVRLVGTLPAPAVLVGHSLGGLLALRAALACPDRVAALVLEDPARPSGDVPDPVFVAGQEQFLDSLGDLPAAVRRMVDEVRWSRAEAEAWAACKPLVDRAYVRHGLWLGDPAWEELFEALRVPTLLVVPPDAPMAPGALVNDLVRRVVVPGAGHCVRRDQSDLYHEAVDAFLAEVAPTRA; this is encoded by the coding sequence GTGCTGCCCCTGACGGTCCACCGGTACGGCAGTCCCGTCGCTCCCCCGCTCGTGCTCGTGCACGGGCTGACCGACGCGGGCACGGCGTGGCCGGACCTCGTGCGGCACTGGGGCGACCGCTGGGACGTGCACGCCCCGGACCTGCGCGGGCACGGCCGGTCGCCGCGGTTCACCGCCGAGGAGCTGGTCGCCGCCCCGGACGTCCTGCTGGGCGACGTCGTCCGGCTGGTGGGCACCCTGCCCGCGCCGGCCGTCCTCGTCGGCCACTCGCTCGGCGGGCTGCTCGCACTGCGCGCGGCGCTCGCGTGCCCCGACCGCGTCGCGGCGCTCGTGCTGGAGGACCCGGCGCGGCCGTCGGGGGACGTCCCCGACCCGGTGTTCGTCGCCGGGCAGGAGCAGTTCCTGGACTCGCTGGGCGACCTCCCGGCCGCGGTGCGCCGGATGGTGGACGAGGTCCGCTGGAGCCGTGCCGAGGCGGAGGCGTGGGCCGCGTGCAAGCCGCTCGTCGACCGCGCGTACGTGCGGCACGGGCTGTGGCTGGGCGACCCCGCCTGGGAGGAGCTGTTCGAGGCGCTCCGGGTGCCGACCCTGCTCGTCGTGCCACCGGACGCGCCCATGGCTCCCGGCGCCCTCGTGAACGACCTGGTGCGCCGCGTCGTCGTCCCGGGCGCGGGCCATTGCGTGCGCCGCGACCAGTCGGACCTCTACCACGAGGCCGTGGACGCGTTCCTCGCGGAGGTCGCACCGACGCGTGCGTGA
- a CDS encoding DUF4191 domain-containing protein produces MARERSTSPQGSPAGAGTGTGKTGKVKKTRWYHQVWQAYTMTRQVDPAVTWIVLAVFVGVIALGLVIGLLTESVVYVLLLSIPFAVLGALFVLARRAETAAYSRIEGQPGAALAALGTLRRGWTFGDEPVAVDPRTQDMVFRGVGRPGVVLVGEGPAHRIAKLLESERKRTARVVSGAPVHVIQVGNGEGQVSLRKLPRTVQKLKPQLTKQEVAEVLRRLTALGGARLPVPKGIDPTRARPDRKGMRGR; encoded by the coding sequence ATGGCACGCGAGCGCTCCACCTCCCCGCAGGGCTCCCCCGCCGGCGCCGGCACGGGGACGGGCAAGACGGGCAAGGTCAAGAAGACCCGCTGGTACCACCAGGTGTGGCAGGCCTACACGATGACGCGCCAGGTCGACCCGGCGGTCACCTGGATCGTGCTCGCGGTGTTCGTCGGCGTCATCGCCCTCGGCCTCGTCATCGGCCTGCTGACCGAGAGCGTCGTCTACGTGCTGCTGCTCAGCATCCCGTTCGCGGTGCTCGGCGCGCTGTTCGTGCTGGCACGCCGTGCGGAGACCGCCGCGTACTCGCGCATCGAGGGCCAGCCCGGCGCGGCCCTGGCGGCGCTCGGCACGCTGCGCCGCGGCTGGACGTTCGGCGACGAGCCCGTCGCCGTCGACCCCCGCACGCAGGACATGGTGTTCCGCGGCGTCGGCCGGCCCGGGGTCGTGCTCGTCGGCGAGGGCCCCGCGCACCGCATCGCCAAGCTGCTCGAGTCCGAGCGCAAGCGCACCGCGCGCGTGGTCTCCGGTGCGCCCGTGCACGTCATCCAGGTCGGCAACGGCGAGGGCCAGGTGTCGCTGCGCAAGCTGCCCCGCACGGTGCAGAAGCTCAAGCCCCAGCTGACCAAGCAGGAGGTCGCCGAGGTCCTGCGCCGGCTCACCGCGCTGGGCGGCGCCCGGCTCCCGGTGCCGAAGGGCATCGACCCCACGCGCGCGCGCCCCGACCGCAAGGGCATGCGCGGCCGCTGA
- the lipA gene encoding lipoyl synthase — protein sequence MTIAPEGRRMLRVEARNAATPIEKKPEWIRTRATTGPEYSELKGLVRREGLHTVCEEAGCPNIFECWEDREATFLIGGDQCTRRCDFCQIDTGKPAAFDADEPRRVAESVQAMGLKYSTVTGVARDDLPDGGAWLYAETVRQIHALNPGTGVELLIPDFNAVPELLDVVNESRPEVLAHNLETVPRIFKQIRPGFRYERSLSVITRAREAGLVTKSNLILGMGETTQEAADALRDLHEAGCDLVTITQYLRPSVRHHPVDRWVRPEEFVELSAEAERLGFLGVMSGPLVRSSYRAGRLWGQAMRRRGLPIPDALAHLGEPTTSRQEASALLARTPAR from the coding sequence GTGACGATCGCCCCCGAGGGACGCCGGATGCTCCGGGTGGAGGCGCGCAACGCCGCCACCCCCATCGAGAAGAAGCCCGAGTGGATCCGCACGCGCGCCACGACCGGCCCCGAGTACAGCGAGCTCAAGGGCCTGGTCCGCCGCGAGGGCCTGCACACGGTGTGCGAGGAGGCGGGCTGTCCCAACATCTTCGAGTGCTGGGAGGACCGCGAGGCGACGTTCCTCATCGGCGGCGACCAGTGCACGCGCCGGTGCGACTTCTGCCAGATCGACACCGGCAAGCCGGCGGCCTTCGACGCCGACGAGCCGCGGCGCGTCGCGGAGTCCGTGCAGGCGATGGGCCTGAAGTACTCCACGGTGACGGGCGTCGCGCGTGACGACCTGCCCGACGGCGGGGCGTGGCTGTACGCGGAGACGGTCCGCCAGATCCATGCGCTCAACCCGGGCACGGGCGTCGAGCTGCTCATCCCCGACTTCAACGCGGTCCCCGAGCTGCTGGACGTCGTCAACGAGTCCCGCCCGGAGGTCCTCGCGCACAACCTCGAGACCGTGCCGCGCATCTTCAAGCAGATCCGTCCTGGCTTCCGCTACGAGCGGTCCCTGTCCGTGATCACGCGGGCACGCGAGGCGGGCCTGGTGACGAAGTCCAACCTCATCCTCGGCATGGGCGAGACCACGCAGGAGGCGGCCGACGCGCTGCGCGACCTGCACGAGGCCGGGTGCGACCTCGTGACGATCACGCAGTACCTGCGCCCGTCGGTGCGGCACCACCCCGTCGACCGGTGGGTGCGCCCCGAGGAGTTCGTCGAGCTCTCCGCCGAGGCGGAGCGCCTCGGCTTCCTCGGCGTCATGTCCGGCCCGCTGGTCCGCTCGTCGTACCGGGCCGGACGCCTGTGGGGCCAGGCGATGCGGCGCCGCGGCCTGCCGATCCCGGACGCGCTCGCGCACCTGGGCGAGCCGACGACGTCCCGCCAGGAGGCGTCGGCGCTGCTCGCGCGCACGCCGGCCCGCTGA
- a CDS encoding flavodoxin domain-containing protein, translating to MRVLVSVASRHGATREMGTVVAEELRAAGHDVAEVEPEDVERVDAYDAVVLGSAVYVGRLALGLRALVDRQGGQLRGRPTWLFWSGPIGDPPVPTTVPDDVTALATAVGARGVAMFPGRLERTGLDLSERALVALTRAEAGDFRDLDAVRAWGREVAQALVAHGADA from the coding sequence ATGCGGGTACTGGTGAGCGTCGCGTCGCGGCACGGTGCGACGCGCGAGATGGGGACGGTCGTGGCGGAGGAGCTCCGCGCGGCCGGGCACGACGTGGCCGAGGTGGAGCCGGAGGACGTCGAGCGTGTCGACGCGTACGACGCCGTCGTGCTCGGCTCGGCCGTCTACGTCGGACGGCTCGCGCTGGGCCTGCGGGCCCTCGTGGACCGGCAGGGCGGACAGCTGCGCGGGCGTCCCACCTGGCTGTTCTGGTCGGGGCCGATCGGGGACCCGCCGGTGCCGACCACCGTCCCGGACGACGTCACGGCGCTGGCCACGGCGGTCGGGGCCCGGGGCGTCGCGATGTTCCCCGGCCGTCTGGAGCGCACGGGCCTGGACCTGTCGGAGCGTGCCCTCGTGGCGCTCACGCGCGCCGAGGCGGGCGACTTCCGCGACCTCGACGCGGTGCGTGCGTGGGGGCGCGAGGTGGCGCAGGCGCTCGTCGCGCACGGCGCCGACGCCTGA